Proteins found in one Streptomyces sp. NBC_00461 genomic segment:
- a CDS encoding SDR family NAD(P)-dependent oxidoreductase, protein MTRNVVISGGGTGIGLAAAQVFAADGDRVLLLGRRAEVLDEAAVPGASTYAADLSDPAAVRGVADHVEREFGAVDVLIHSAGGTGRLEPASDSADPLDRVAHDWTVNFRINTLTAALLTEALKDRLATPGGRVLFVSSIAAYRGSGSGAYAGAKAALHPYAHDLARELGPRGITANVVAPGYIEDTEFFGPRIAPERRERLVGDTLNKRAGTPGDVAATLHWLASPAAGHVTSQVVQVNGGAERGH, encoded by the coding sequence ATGACTCGTAATGTCGTAATCAGCGGTGGCGGTACGGGCATTGGACTCGCGGCGGCGCAGGTGTTCGCGGCGGACGGGGACCGTGTCCTGCTGCTCGGGCGGCGCGCGGAGGTGCTCGACGAGGCCGCGGTGCCCGGGGCCTCGACGTACGCGGCCGATCTGAGTGATCCGGCAGCGGTACGGGGGGTCGCCGACCACGTGGAGCGGGAGTTCGGGGCCGTGGACGTGCTGATCCACTCCGCCGGAGGCACCGGGCGGCTGGAGCCCGCGTCGGACAGCGCCGATCCGCTCGACCGGGTCGCGCACGACTGGACCGTCAACTTCCGGATCAACACCCTGACCGCCGCGCTGCTCACGGAGGCCCTCAAGGACCGGCTGGCCACGCCGGGCGGACGGGTGCTGTTCGTCAGCTCCATCGCCGCCTACCGGGGGTCCGGCAGCGGGGCGTACGCGGGAGCCAAGGCCGCGTTGCACCCGTACGCGCATGACCTCGCCCGGGAGCTCGGACCGCGCGGGATCACCGCGAACGTCGTCGCGCCCGGGTACATCGAGGACACCGAGTTCTTCGGGCCGCGGATCGCCCCCGAGCGGCGTGAGCGGCTCGTGGGGGACACCCTGAACAAGCGCGCCGGCACCCCCGGCGACGTGGCCGCGACCCTGCACTGGCTCGCCTCACCGGCCGCGGGGCATGTCACCTCGCAGGTCGTCCAGGTCAACGGGGGTGCGGAGCGCGGCCACTGA